The following are encoded together in the Vibrio zhugei genome:
- the tyrS gene encoding tyrosine--tRNA ligase has protein sequence MASIEAALAELKRGVAELIPEDELIAKLKENRPLRIKLGADPTAPDIHLGHTVILNKLRAFQELGHEVTFLIGDFTGMVGDPTGKNTTRPPLTREDVMRNAETYKTQVFKILDPEKTTIQFNSEWLSKLGAEGMIRLGSHQTVARMLERDDFKKRYASGQAIAIHEFMYPLLQGYDSVAMETDVELGGTDQRFNLLMGRELQKANGQTPQVVMMLPLLVGLDGEKKMSKSANNYIGIDDAPSDMFGKIMSISDVLMWDYYELLSFRPLEEVEQFKADIEAGKNPRDIKILLAKEIIARFHSEADADAAEQEFINRFQKGAMPDEMPEFELAEGMAIANVLKEAGLVNSTSDAMRMVRQGAVKCDGEKVADTKWVPETGTAVYQVGKRKFARITIK, from the coding sequence ATGGCGAGTATTGAAGCCGCTTTAGCTGAACTTAAGCGTGGTGTAGCAGAGCTTATCCCGGAAGATGAGCTGATTGCTAAATTAAAAGAAAACCGACCGTTGCGAATCAAGCTAGGTGCGGATCCAACGGCACCAGATATTCATTTAGGTCATACTGTAATTCTTAATAAGTTGCGTGCCTTTCAAGAGCTTGGTCATGAAGTGACATTCCTGATTGGTGATTTTACCGGCATGGTGGGTGACCCAACGGGGAAAAATACAACGAGACCGCCGCTGACCCGTGAAGATGTTATGCGCAATGCGGAAACCTATAAAACCCAAGTATTTAAGATTTTAGATCCAGAAAAGACAACCATTCAATTTAACTCTGAATGGTTATCGAAGTTGGGTGCCGAAGGCATGATCCGTCTTGGCTCTCACCAAACGGTTGCCCGTATGTTAGAGCGTGATGATTTCAAAAAGCGCTATGCTAGCGGCCAAGCCATTGCAATTCATGAATTTATGTACCCGTTGCTTCAAGGCTACGACTCGGTGGCAATGGAGACCGATGTGGAATTGGGCGGAACGGATCAGCGCTTTAACTTGCTGATGGGACGAGAGCTGCAAAAAGCCAACGGCCAAACTCCGCAAGTTGTCATGATGTTGCCATTACTGGTCGGGCTAGACGGTGAGAAAAAAATGTCTAAGTCCGCCAATAACTATATTGGTATTGATGACGCTCCGAGTGATATGTTCGGTAAAATCATGTCGATTTCCGATGTTTTGATGTGGGATTACTACGAACTGTTGTCTTTCCGTCCATTGGAGGAAGTGGAGCAGTTTAAGGCCGATATTGAAGCGGGTAAAAACCCTCGTGATATTAAGATTCTATTAGCGAAGGAAATCATTGCGCGTTTCCACTCTGAAGCGGATGCCGATGCAGCTGAACAAGAGTTCATCAATCGATTCCAGAAAGGCGCTATGCCCGATGAAATGCCTGAGTTTGAGTTGGCCGAAGGCATGGCAATTGCCAACGTTTTAAAAGAAGCGGGCTTAGTGAACTCAACTTCTGATGCGATGCGTATGGTTCGCCAAGGTGCAGTAAAGTGCGACGGCGAAAAAGTGGCCGACACCAAGTGGGTACCGGAAACTGGCACCGCAGTCTATCAAGTTGGTAAGCGTAAATTCGCTCGTATTACGATTAAGTAA
- a CDS encoding peptidoglycan DD-metalloendopeptidase family protein gives MMTIISRLTWLHKLSIVMCSALIVGAAFFLPDPDKLINQQEGLKIGQPYPLPLNHERLSEQEDRLSQHTPLIWEKHTVKSGESSAVLFQRVGLSSRVLYALTSSNADIHHHLTHLRPGDELYFGLNDQHELLQLRRRINSYETFVVKKSGDHYTSTVDTKDVYFQYNYANATIHSNFWKAASNAGITPNQIMQIASIFGWDVDFALDIRAGDHFELLYQEKVVEGQVTERGDIIAARFTNRGKTFTAIRDDATGNYYDENGRAMKKAFLRSPLDFRRVSSNFNPRRLHPVTGRVRPHRGTDYVAPVGTPIWAAGDGVVKKAGYNQYNGNYVFIRHSNTYTTKYLHLKRRFVKTGQRIKQGQTIGTLGSTGRVTGAHLHYEFLVHGVHKNPRTVDLPLSRSLKGQAKQQFLSVAKERLHQLERYSHFLFVPSQ, from the coding sequence ATCATGACCATTATTTCCCGTTTAACCTGGCTACACAAACTTTCCATTGTCATGTGTTCTGCCTTGATTGTCGGTGCAGCATTTTTTCTCCCCGATCCAGACAAACTCATTAATCAGCAAGAAGGGCTAAAGATAGGTCAGCCATACCCCCTTCCATTAAATCATGAACGACTCAGCGAACAAGAAGATCGCCTTTCCCAGCATACGCCATTAATCTGGGAGAAACACACCGTAAAATCGGGAGAAAGCAGCGCTGTGCTTTTCCAACGAGTAGGATTGTCTTCTCGTGTGCTCTATGCCTTAACGTCAAGCAACGCTGATATTCATCATCATTTAACTCACCTACGTCCTGGTGATGAACTGTATTTCGGCTTAAATGATCAACATGAGCTACTTCAGTTACGTCGTAGGATCAATTCCTATGAAACGTTTGTTGTCAAGAAAAGTGGCGATCATTACACCTCAACCGTCGACACCAAAGATGTCTATTTCCAATACAACTATGCGAATGCAACCATCCATTCCAATTTTTGGAAAGCGGCGAGCAACGCGGGAATCACGCCAAACCAAATAATGCAAATCGCGAGTATTTTTGGCTGGGATGTCGATTTTGCACTGGATATTCGTGCCGGTGACCACTTTGAGCTACTGTATCAAGAGAAAGTCGTCGAAGGTCAAGTCACGGAACGAGGCGATATTATTGCCGCAAGGTTTACTAACCGAGGGAAAACCTTTACCGCCATTCGTGACGATGCGACAGGTAACTACTATGACGAAAACGGCCGCGCAATGAAAAAAGCGTTTTTACGCTCACCGCTGGACTTTCGCCGAGTATCGTCTAATTTTAACCCGCGCCGCTTACACCCGGTAACTGGACGTGTCCGTCCGCATCGAGGGACCGATTATGTCGCCCCCGTTGGCACCCCGATTTGGGCGGCTGGGGATGGAGTGGTAAAAAAAGCAGGCTATAATCAATACAACGGTAACTATGTTTTTATACGTCACAGCAATACCTACACCACCAAATACTTGCATCTCAAGCGACGTTTTGTAAAAACTGGTCAACGTATTAAACAAGGGCAAACCATTGGTACGCTCGGCAGTACTGGTAGGGTGACAGGCGCACATTTGCACTATGAATTTCTCGTGCATGGGGTACATAAAAACCCGAGAACCGTAGATTTACCGTTGTCACGCTCTCTCAAAGGCCAAGCCAAACAGCAATTTTTAAGCGTAGCTAAAGAACGCTTACATCAGCTTGAGCGCTATAGCCATTTTCTCTTTGTTCCTTCCCAATAA
- the erpA gene encoding iron-sulfur cluster insertion protein ErpA, translating into MSENNIPLSFSEAAAKRVKVLIEEEENPALKLRVYITGGGCSGFQYGFTFDESVNDGDTTIDKEGVTLVIDPMSLQYLIGGEVDYTEGLEGARFFVNNPNATTTCGCGASFSV; encoded by the coding sequence GTGAGTGAAAATAATATCCCTTTGTCATTTTCAGAAGCTGCGGCAAAACGAGTCAAAGTTCTGATTGAGGAAGAAGAAAATCCAGCACTGAAGTTACGAGTGTACATTACCGGTGGTGGCTGTAGTGGCTTTCAATATGGTTTCACTTTTGATGAAAGTGTCAACGATGGTGATACGACCATCGATAAGGAAGGCGTTACATTGGTCATTGACCCAATGAGCTTACAGTATTTGATCGGTGGAGAGGTCGATTATACGGAAGGTCTAGAAGGCGCTCGCTTTTTCGTCAATAACCCCAATGCCACGACTACGTGTGGCTGTGGTGCTTCTTTCAGCGTGTAA